CGCAAGTCAGATGAGTTCGTGATATACTATGTGTGCGTGGAGTGGCTGTTCAGTGTTACCGCCTGGATGATGTCGGCAGACTCAACACTAGCACTAGGTGTTTGTCAAGCGTGCCCCGGGCTACTGCTTATTCGAGATGAGTGACACAGGTCTTTTACTAGGCGAATTGACACTACTAGGAAAACCTTGACTGACATCTCCGCGGATACTGCGGCTGGCTGAGAAATCAATATCAGATTTTGATCTTCTGGTTTTATTCTTCCGTTGTCATGGTGTCCCAGCAGCAGGTCGCTGCTTAGGGCAAGCGGGTCACCTGAGCGACAGGGCGGAACCGGTGCCAAGGAGGGACTAGGCCTCGGCTGGCGTAGTCAATCACGCAAGCCGAGCTGGAGATGTCGTGATCCCATCACGTGATTTTTGCGGCGGCGGTTTTTTTTGAAACGCGGCGGACGACCAAGGAAATCGTGTTTGACTGGTATGTTTCAAAACCGTTTTGCCGGCTGGGCCTGACATCTACAATAATGATCGGAGGAAACTTTTCTATCTGAGAAATGTCCACGCATGCGATTGACATCTCGCATACGCTGGTGCTTTACTTAAACGGCAACTATCCTGTTGCCCCCCCTGAAAATCATGACTTGTTCTGGGCTCCGTAGACCCAGCGGGGGAAATTATGTGGCTTTCAACATGAggttgatgacgacgatgggGGGGGCAGCGATTATCCCCCGTGGTTACGAGGGCCGCCCCGTATCTCCGAGGAGAGCCCATCCGCCATCGGAAGTACAAAACGTAGTCCCAAGTTCAAGTATAGAATAGAGGCGTCGGCTTAAGCGCCCGCCCTTCTAGAAGGCCCTAAAAATAGTGAACTTATGAGGATAGCATGCTGGAGACCAGCGATGGCGCCATCGCGCTGGGGATGAGCAATTGCGAATGCGACGTATGCGCAGCCTCATCtcggggggaaggaaaagaaggataGACAGACGTACGACACAAAGGCATACGTAGACGCTCTTCGTACCAAGAGTCCGACAGCTCCACCACCTTTCGACGAGACCGCAGGACAGATCCCGATGGTTGATTTGGCTGGAACGGAGAACTTGACGGTCGTTGGAGAAAGCATATTGGTCATCGCTGGAGTCCCTCAATCTCCTGAATTGCTCGAATTGGATCATTGCCTTGGTTGCTCCGCTGTTCCCCTCTTGACCCCTTCCTGaactttttttccctttccactCTTCATAAactccattcttcttccttctacccccctccactcttctctttcttctttataatCCTCTGGGACCCTCCAgaccctttcctttcctttccttcctttcttttctcatcaCATCTTTGCTTGAGTGGAAATCcatccctcatcatcctttcACAATGGCCAACTCTCCCCACGGTGGTGTCCTTAAGGACCTTCTCGCCCGCGATGCTCCCCGCCACGACCAGCTGGCTGCTGAGGCGGAGACTCTCCCTGCCCTCACTCTCACTGAGCGCCAGCTCTGCGATCTGGAGCTCATCATGAACGGTGGTTTCAGTCCTCTGGAGGGTATGTTGCCAATCATCCCACTTTCTCCGTCCTGGTTGCCCGCGACTACCCGTCCGCTTGCAACCGTCGCGGGGTGAAATCGTCAGTCTTGGCTAACTCCGGGCGCAGGCTTCATGAACCAGAAGGACTTCGACGGGTATGCTACGATCCCTCAAACTCCATCAATTTACGCCAGTAGTCCTCGAAGCGACACTAGATTTGCAGGACGAGGACCTGTGCAACAGGCGAAAGTATTGGGGGGCAATTAGCTGACATCGGTTTTCGTTCAGTGTTTGCGAGAACTGCCGTCTTGCCGATGGCAACGTTTTCTCCATGCCCATCACCCTCGACGCCTCCCAGAAGACCATCGACGAGCTCAAGCTCCAGGCCGGCTCTCGCCTCACCCTGCGCGATTTCCGTGACGACCGCAACCTGGCCATCCTGACTATCGACGACATCTACCGCGCTGACAAGTGAGTGGAgcccctctttcctcttttccttgtGAATTTTTCCGTGCGAATGGGAATCGCGGGACCTTGGCGATCGCTATATTTCTGACTTGAACGGGGCGTTCATGAAACGAGAGATTGGCATCGCCGGCCTTGGTTTCCCACGGGCGGAGTTCACTAGCCGTCGGGGATTTTGCAGATAGTGGGTCTCGATGACGCGGATGGGCTAACGATGTGCTTTTCACCCCTAATTTAGGCAAAAGGAAGCCAAGCTGGTCTTTGGCGGAGACCCGGAACACCCTGCCATTAAGTACCTGAACAACACTGTCCAGGAGTTCTACATTGGTGGAAAGATCGAGGCTGTCAACAAGCTCAACCACTACGACTATGTCGCTCTTCGCTGTATGTCATTACCCGTGCGCGATCCTTGCGACCGCATCCTGATTCATGTACTGACCGCGCGGGCCTCCTAATTTAGACACTCCCGCGGAATTGCGTGTCCACTTCGACAAGCTCGGCTGGTCCCGAGTTGTCGCTTTCCAGACTAGGTACGTATGGCCGAGACCAGCTATAGTGCACCCGTTATGATGCGCGCGCGACCTTGCGACTAACGGTCCCTCAGAAACCCCATGCACAGAGCTCACCGTGAGCTGACTGTTCGTGCCGCTCGCGCCCGTCAGGCCAATGTCCTGATCCACCCCGTCGTTGGTCTCACCAAGCCCGGTGACATTGACCACTTCACCCGTGTCCGTGCCTACCAGGCCCTCCTGCCCCGCTACCCCAACGGAATGGCTGTCCTGGGTCTCCTGGGTCTGGCTATGCGTATGGGTGGTCCTCGTGAGGCTATCTGGCACGCTATCATCCGTAAGAACCACGGTGCCACTCACTTCATCGTTGGTCGTGACCACGCCGGTCCCGGTAAGAACTCCAAGGGTGAGGAGTTCTACGGTCCTTACGATGCTCAGCACGCCGTCGAGAAGTACAAGGACGAGCTTGGCATTGAGGTCGTCGAGTTCCAGCAGGTCACCTACCTGCCCGACACCGACGAGTACCGCCCCAAGGACGAGGTCCCCGCTGGTGTCAAGACCCTCGACATCTCCGGTACCGAGCTCCGCAAGCGCCTCCGCACCGGTGCTCACATCCCCGAGTGGTTCTCCTACCCCGAGGTTGTCAAGATCCTGCGTGAATCCAACCCCCCTCGTGCTTCCCAGGGTTTCACCATCTTCCTTACCGGTTACATGAACTCCGGCAAGGACGCCATCGCTCGTGCCCTGCAGGTCACCCTGAACCAGCAGGGTGGACGCTCCGTCACTCTGTTGCTTGGTGACACCGTCCGCCACGAGCTCTCCTCCGAGCTGGGCTTCAGCCGTGAGGACCGCCACACCAACATCCAGCGCATTGCCTTCGTCGCCGGTGAGCTCACCCGTGCCGGTGCTGCCGTCATCGCTGCCCCCATTGCTCCCTACGAGGAGTCCCGCAAGGCTGCCCGTGAGGCCGTCGCTGGTTCCGGTGgcaacttcttcctcgtccacGTTGCTACTCCCCTGGAGCACTG
The window above is part of the Aspergillus luchuensis IFO 4308 DNA, chromosome 8, nearly complete sequence genome. Proteins encoded here:
- the sC gene encoding sulfate adenylyltransferase (COG:P;~EggNog:ENOG410PFXE;~InterPro:IPR027417,IPR025980,IPR024951,IPR002650, IPR015947,IPR014729,IPR027535,IPR002891;~PFAM:PF01583,PF14306,PF01747;~go_function: GO:0004020 - adenylylsulfate kinase activity [Evidence IEA];~go_function: GO:0004781 - sulfate adenylyltransferase (ATP) activity [Evidence IEA];~go_function: GO:0005524 - ATP binding [Evidence IEA];~go_process: GO:0000096 - sulfur amino acid metabolic process [Evidence IEA];~go_process: GO:0000103 - sulfate assimilation [Evidence IEA]); this encodes MANSPHGGVLKDLLARDAPRHDQLAAEAETLPALTLTERQLCDLELIMNGGFSPLEGFMNQKDFDGVCENCRLADGNVFSMPITLDASQKTIDELKLQAGSRLTLRDFRDDRNLAILTIDDIYRADKQKEAKLVFGGDPEHPAIKYLNNTVQEFYIGGKIEAVNKLNHYDYVALRYTPAELRVHFDKLGWSRVVAFQTRNPMHRAHRELTVRAARARQANVLIHPVVGLTKPGDIDHFTRVRAYQALLPRYPNGMAVLGLLGLAMRMGGPREAIWHAIIRKNHGATHFIVGRDHAGPGKNSKGEEFYGPYDAQHAVEKYKDELGIEVVEFQQVTYLPDTDEYRPKDEVPAGVKTLDISGTELRKRLRTGAHIPEWFSYPEVVKILRESNPPRASQGFTIFLTGYMNSGKDAIARALQVTLNQQGGRSVTLLLGDTVRHELSSELGFSREDRHTNIQRIAFVAGELTRAGAAVIAAPIAPYEESRKAAREAVAGSGGNFFLVHVATPLEHCEKTDKRGIYAKARRGEIKGFTGVDDPYEAPANADLTVDVSKQSVRSIVHEIILMLESEGYFDRN